The following proteins are co-located in the Rhodococcus opacus B4 genome:
- a CDS encoding bifunctional riboflavin kinase/FAD synthetase yields the protein MLRWRGLDEVPADWGRCVLTIGVFDGVHRGHAQLISRAVAAARTRGIPSVLMTFDPHPMEVVRPGSHPAQLTTLARRAELAEELGIDVFCVMPFTAEFMKLTPERYAHEILVERLHVADVVVGENFTFGKKAAGNVDLLRQIGDRFGFAVDGVTLLAEHAVTFSSTYIRSCVDAGDMAAATEALGRPHRVEGVVVHGDGRGRQLGYPTANVAPPMYAAIPADGVYAAWFTVLGHGVDLGTVTSGERYMAAVSVGTNPTFSGRTRTVEAFVLDREADLYGQHVAVDLVERLRGMEKFDSVDDLIVAMGKDAERARAILAASEDVR from the coding sequence GTGCTGAGATGGCGTGGTCTCGACGAGGTTCCTGCCGACTGGGGTCGTTGTGTTCTCACGATCGGCGTATTCGATGGCGTGCACCGAGGTCACGCCCAATTGATCAGTCGAGCGGTGGCGGCTGCCCGCACGCGTGGAATACCCAGCGTGCTCATGACTTTCGATCCTCATCCGATGGAAGTGGTTCGTCCGGGCAGTCATCCTGCCCAGCTCACGACGCTCGCCCGCAGGGCGGAGCTCGCGGAGGAGCTGGGCATCGACGTGTTCTGCGTCATGCCGTTCACCGCCGAGTTCATGAAGCTGACGCCGGAGCGCTACGCCCACGAGATCCTCGTGGAGCGCCTGCATGTGGCGGACGTCGTCGTCGGTGAGAACTTCACGTTCGGCAAGAAGGCCGCGGGCAACGTAGACCTGCTGCGGCAGATCGGCGACCGGTTCGGGTTTGCGGTCGACGGTGTGACGTTGCTCGCGGAGCACGCGGTCACGTTCTCGTCCACCTACATCCGTTCGTGCGTGGACGCCGGCGACATGGCCGCCGCGACGGAGGCCCTCGGCCGCCCGCACCGCGTCGAGGGTGTCGTCGTCCACGGGGACGGTCGTGGCCGCCAGCTCGGCTACCCGACCGCGAATGTCGCGCCGCCGATGTACGCCGCGATTCCCGCGGACGGCGTGTACGCCGCCTGGTTCACCGTGCTCGGGCACGGAGTCGACCTGGGCACCGTCACTTCCGGCGAGCGGTACATGGCTGCCGTGTCGGTGGGCACCAATCCGACGTTCTCCGGGCGGACGCGCACGGTGGAGGCCTTCGTCCTCGACCGGGAAGCCGACCTGTACGGCCAGCACGTGGCCGTGGACCTCGTCGAGCGCCTCCGTGGGATGGAGAAGTTCGACTCCGTCGACGACCTGATCGTCGCGATGGGGAAGGACGCCGAACGTGCGCGCGCGATCCTGGCGGCGTCGGAGGACGTGCGGTAA
- the rpsO gene encoding 30S ribosomal protein S15, giving the protein MALTTEEKKQVLSEYGLHETDTGSPEAQVAMLTKRIVDLTEHLKMHKHDHHSRRGLLLLVGRRRRLLKYVQKVDIARYRSLIERLGLRR; this is encoded by the coding sequence GTGGCATTGACCACCGAAGAGAAGAAGCAGGTTCTGAGCGAGTACGGCCTGCACGAGACCGACACCGGTTCGCCGGAGGCGCAGGTGGCCATGCTCACCAAGCGCATCGTCGATCTCACTGAACACCTCAAGATGCACAAGCACGACCACCACTCCCGCCGCGGCCTCCTGCTGCTGGTCGGACGCCGTCGTCGTCTGCTCAAGTACGTCCAGAAGGTCGACATCGCGCGTTACCGCTCGCTGATCGAGCGTCTCGGCCTGCGTCGCTGA